From a region of the Basfia succiniciproducens genome:
- a CDS encoding metallophosphoesterase family protein yields MILFAGDPHGYFKHLYPFVRGKEDIALIILGDLQLTTVEELDKLSQYCDLWYIHGNHDSKTVAAFEALWGSKWKNRNLHGRVAEIQGKKIAGLGGVFRGQIWMPPNKPLFLDPIHYCQYCSQEKIWRGGIPLRHRSSIFPADIENLSKETADILICHEAPKPHPSGFTVLNELASQMQIKHLFHGHHHENFDYSELAPQTPFAITNVGFRSLCDEKGNYLLKNIDDRKNKP; encoded by the coding sequence ATGATTTTATTTGCCGGAGATCCCCACGGATACTTTAAGCATTTATATCCTTTTGTGCGAGGAAAAGAGGATATTGCTCTCATTATCTTAGGTGATCTTCAATTAACCACCGTAGAAGAATTAGATAAATTATCCCAATATTGTGATCTTTGGTATATTCATGGTAATCATGACAGTAAAACTGTTGCCGCTTTTGAAGCCTTATGGGGTTCAAAATGGAAAAATCGTAACCTGCACGGACGAGTAGCTGAAATTCAAGGCAAAAAAATTGCCGGACTGGGCGGTGTATTCAGAGGTCAAATCTGGATGCCGCCAAACAAACCGCTGTTTTTAGATCCGATTCATTATTGTCAGTATTGTTCGCAGGAAAAAATTTGGCGAGGCGGTATCCCGCTTCGCCATCGTTCTTCCATTTTCCCTGCGGATATTGAGAATTTAAGTAAAGAAACCGCAGATATTTTAATCTGTCATGAAGCGCCTAAACCTCATCCCTCCGGTTTTACAGTATTAAATGAATTAGCCTCTCAAATGCAAATTAAGCATTTATTTCACGGGCATCATCATGAAAACTTTGATTATTCCGAATTAGCACCGCAAACACCCTTTGCTATTACCAATGTAGGGTTTCGTAGTCTATGTGATGAAAAAGGTAATTACTTACTTAAAAACATTGATGATAGAAAAAACAAGCCTTGA